Proteins from one Sabethes cyaneus chromosome 2, idSabCyanKW18_F2, whole genome shotgun sequence genomic window:
- the LOC128734985 gene encoding adult-specific cuticular protein ACP-20-like — MIKFSVVTFALLLGAALAIEHSGFISEVKHIPYKWYGGGEGGIGGGMGGGIGGELGGGMGGGFGGGMGGGMGGGYRQGWLDYYSYPKYKYEYGVKDYHTGDHKSQWEVRDGDVVKGEYTLDEPDGTKRIVEYYADDKHGFEAKVKNIGHGGMLGGLGGGELGGFGGGHYGGYSYSKLKKYN, encoded by the exons ATGATTAAGTTTTCGGTGGTGACCTTTGCCCTGCTGCTGGGGGCGGCTTTGGCCATTGAGCACAGCGGTTTTATCAGTGAGGTCAAACACATCCCATACAAGTGGTACGGCGGCGGCGAAGGTGGCATCGGCGGTGGAATGGGCGGCGGAATTGGTGGCGAACTTGGCGGTGGTATGGGTGGTGGTTTCGGCGGCGGCATGGGTGGAGGAATGGGCGGTGGTTA CCGTCAGGGTTGGCTGGATTACTACTCGTACCCGAAGTACAAGTACGAATATGGAGTGAAAGACTACCACACCGGAGACCATAAAAGTCAATGGGAGGTACGCGACGGAGATGTCGTCAAGGGAGAATACACTCTTGATGAGCCCGATGGAACCAAGCGCATAGTCGAGTACTACGCCGATGATAAGCACGGCTTTGAAGCCAAAGTGAAAAATATCGGACATGGAGGAATGCTCGGTGGTCTAGGCGGAGGTGAGCTGGGCGGATTCGGAGGAGGCCATTACGGTGGCTATAGCTATAGTAAACTGAAAAAATACAACTAA